The stretch of DNA GGTGTGTTAACGAGTTTTATCTGGGGTTGGGCTTCTGATCGCTATGGAAGTAAGCCAGTTTTGCAGATTAATATGGTTCTGACAGCAATTTTACCCATATTGTGGTTTATTACACCCTATCGATCAAATTTTAGTTTTATTGTCGCATTGGGGATTTCTTTAATTCAAGGAGCCTCTCAGATGGGACGTAATATTGGTGGAGCACGTCTACTCTATAATCGTTTGGTTCCGATTAAATTCAGCACTCCCTATTTTGCCCTGTACAACGCCAATTTAGGTTTGATGATGGGATTAAGTCAAGTATTTGGGGGCATACTATTGGATTCTTTGGACAATATCTCGGGGTCAATCAGACAATTCCCGATAAATTCCTATAGTATTCTATTTGGGCTGATATTAATTTTTTCGTTTATTGGAATTATGGTCATCATGACCGTAAAAAGTGAGGGTGAAGTTAGTGTGGGCGAGTTTGTCAGCTTATTCTTTAAGGGAAATCCTTTGCTTGCATTTGAATCGCTTATTGGTTACAGCCGACCTAAAAAGGAACGAGAAACTATTAACCTGACTGAGCGTTTGGGTAGAACCCAATCTTATTTGGTAATTGACGAATTGCTGTCGACATTAAAAGATCCCCGGTTTTTTGTGCGATATGAAGCAATTATCTCGATTGCCAGACATCATCCCCACCCAAAATTAACGGAAGCAATCATCGAGATTTTGAATGGCAATGATCCAGCTTTAAGTGTCATCAGCGCCTGGGCATTAGGACGCATAAAGGATCCCAAAGCTTTGGAAGCTTTGCGGCATTCCGCTGTTCATTCAGAGTATCGTTCCGTGCGTGCTCATTGTGTCAGGTCTTTAGGCGCTTTAGGAGATCGCGAATCCATACCCCTCATTTTGGCGTTATTTCAAAATGAAACAGATCGAGGATTATTACAAGCTTGCGCCTCTGCACTGGGGCATTTGGGTGAAGCCTCTGTTTTTGATGACCTCATCGATTTAATGCTCTCGAGTACCGTAAAGGAAAATCGGGATGAGTTACTATTAACACTGGCAAGGTTAATTGGAAACGAAGATGATTTTATCTTGATTCACAGACAGTTGACTGAAGATTTCTTCACCAATGCTTCTATCATCATACATGCTTTGCGGATTGGCACAGATACTGATCTTGATCCTTTATTAATTTCAACCTGTTCGTCCGAATTTGCAAAAGGAAATATGGAAAGTGCATCCCAGATGTTATTAGAAATCTCACACCGCTTATTTGAGGGAGCCGATAATGCATTATTAAATGCCTTGTTGCACAGGTTTTCAACCCATATCGAAGGAAACAATGAAAACCTGAGAAATTTATCATTGTTGATGATCTTTGCTGTTTTTAGCATTACTGAAAACAAGTAAATCTTAGCAGGTGTATTTTTTGATCGTGCTCCGTACACTTACTACAAAGGCTGTGCCTTTTTATCAATAGCCGCTGGATTTATACAGCCCATATGCGGATGGAACTTTATCAGCATGATCGGTTTGTTTTTACCACCAAAAAATATTCTATAAGCTGATTTTTCTTCGGGGGCAATTCCCCCAGGGTTATCATACCCGGGGGGATGGTTGGCATTCCATTGATTTACTGGGGTGAAAAAATGATGGGCCTGTTTCTATAAAGCGTATCCAGGACGGGTTAGCACTCACCATTCATCAACGCTCCTTGTGCCATTCTCAGCTTTTCTTCACCATTGAAATAAGTTTGACTATTTTAAATAATTAAGCAATAATATAAGTAAATCGTGTGAAGTATTGCTACTCCCATTAATGTCATATTCACAATCAAATCATTTCACTTTGGAGGACGCTATGAAAGCGTTAAAAATTGTTTTTGGTTTGTTGATCATCCTGGCGCTGATCAGCGCACCGGCGGTGATCGCCCAGGAGGGCGATTTCCCCTGGCGCGAGGCGCCACCCGAAGGCACCGTCTACGAGCCGTCTCCTGATTTTGATCCTTATCACCGGGTTGACGACAACCCGCCCATTGACGGCGACATCGAGCAGTTAATCGCTGAGAAACAGCAAGCGCTACTCGAAAGCGGCATCATGACTGAACTCCCTGAAATGGAGACCTTCACGCCTCCACCGCTTTCGCCGGAAGACATGGGTGGCATCGATGATGTTAAAGCGGACCCAGCCCTGCAGGAATCCTTATGGCCGGCAATCGAAGAGCAGAAGGAGGACGCCCCCCCCTCAGCAGACTCTCCGGAGGATGCAAGAGCGGTGAAAATGGTGGGGGCTCCCATTCCGATTGCCACAACGATTGATATCGATGAGTGGTGGCCGGCGGTGGCGCATGGCGGTGATCATTATCTGGTTGTCTACGTGAGACAGGGCAATATCTATGGAAAAGTTTATTCTAACACGGGCGAGTTAAAAAACACCATCACCATTGCTGATTGGGCAGCCGATTGTGAGTTTCCCTCCGTAGCCTATGAAGCAAAAAGCGGCCTGTTCGTGGTGGTCTATGAATATCATTTTTCATCCTCTGATTATGATGTTGTCATTCAGCTTGTCTCCCCGACGACTGGGAACATCGGGGATGCATATTGGGTCAGCAATAGTGTCTATCATGAATGGTACCCGGATGTGGCCTGCAAACACACCAACGGCACTTGCCTGATCGCCTTTCAGCATAACCAGGAGGGCCGAATCAAGGGTCGTTTCTATACCATTTCCAGCAGCGGGATAACTCACGGGAGCACCGTAAGAGACCTTTCGGATGCAACGGGCGCAAGTTTTCCTCACCTGGCCTGGGGCGTCGGGAGGGGCCTCTACATGGTCACTTATGATTGGTGGTCCGGTGTTAAGTATTCTGCCAGCTACACCAAGGTCTATGATCACCCGGTGGCCGGGGGCAACCAGTACGTTCATTTCGATTCCTACGTAGCCGCGACTTTCCCAAATGCCACGTTTAATAGCGATGTGACCTACGACCCCTGCACCGAGAAGTTTTTGGTCTCTTTCTACCACCTTTTTTCTTCTACCGATCGCGACCCGTGGGTTGTTGCCAAGCTTTCCACAACGAGTGCCGCGGGCTTTCCCCCGTTTACTATTGCCTATACGACTCAAAATGAGTATGAGGGCGGCATCAGCTTTGTGACCGACAGTCACCTGAAGCCCTTTTGTGGGTCCATGGACAATCTGGTTGTCACCTATATTAACGATTCGGTGGGAGTTAAGGCAGCAGAACTGCGCGGCAACAGCAGCACCACCAACCCGATCTATGTGCGGGACGCCACAAGCCTGCAGTTGATCGTAGATAAGAACTATGCGGTCTACAAGAATCAACGCACTGCCATATCAAGCGGATCGCAGAAGGGAGAGCTGTTCACCGCCTCTTCGGGGAAATGGGGTCCTCCATCACCTTGGACCGATCTTGATGTGGAAGGTCAAATTGTCGCAATTAGCGGGCGTGTATACATCCCGCTTTTACGGCGTTAAAAGGGCCAGGGAGTCGCGCCCAGCCGATCGTCGGCGACAGCAAATTTCGTTTGGTTAACAAGGTGTGCCCATCCCAGGGCACACCATCCATGCGGCTAACGCCCCGGCTTTCGCCCAGGAGATACGCTGACCAAAGCGGGGCAGGTTGTCGTAACCTGCCCCGGTGACCGACCGATGTTTTTAGGTTCAGCTAAAAAACGGTTGAAGCTACAGCCAGCCGCGCAGCTCCATCGCCTTAACCACTTTATCAATCGCCACCATGTAGGCGGCGTCGCGCATGTACACATCCTGCGCTTTGGACATATCGTACACCGAGGCGTAAGCCTGGGTCATTTTGTCATCCAATTTTTCCAGCACCTCGGTCTTGGTCCAGTAGAAGTTCATGTCATTCTGGACGCCCTCAAAGTACGAGGTGGTCACGCCTCCGGCGTTACACAGGAAGTCGGGGATCACAAAAATGCCGCGCGCTTTCAACACCTCATCTGCCTCAGGGGTGGTGGGACCGTTGGCGCCTTCAGCCAGGATCTTCACCCGGCTGTGGATCTTCTTGACTGATTCACCATTGACCTGTCCTTCCAGCGCCGCCGGGATGAGAACGTCCACCTCTTTGGCGATCCATTCATCGCCAGCTTCGATCGTATATCCGGCGCTTACCGCCTGGTCCTTGTTGATCGATCCATACTGATCGGTGATGCTCACTAAGAAATCCAGGTCGATGCCATCATCCTTGCAGACCGTATAAGAGGCGCGATCCTCACGATCCCAATAGCTGACACAGATCACCTTTCCGCCCAGTTGTTTGATAAAGCCTTCCGCCGCAAATTGAGCCACGTTGCCAAAGCCCTGGATCGCTGCCGTGGTCTTGGTCGGATCAATCTTGAGGTGCTTCATGGTTTCACGCACGGTGTAGATCACGCCGTAGCCTGTGGCTTCTCGCCGACCGAGGGAGCCGCCGCCGCCCACCGGCTTGCCGGTGATCACGCCCGGAGTGTACTGCCCGGTGATGGTCGAATATTCATCCATCATCCAGCCCATCATCTGCGCATTGGTGCCGACATCGGGCGCAGGAACGTCCTGCCGGGGTCCAATATTGCGCCAGATGCTGCGCACATACGCCCGGCACAGGCGCTCTTTTTCGTCCATGGACAGGGTTGCCGGGTCGACGACGATGCCGCCCTTGCCGCCGCCCAGGGGAATATCGGCAACGGCGCATTTCCAGGTCATCCACATGGCCAGGGCGCGCACGGTATCCGCGGTTTCACCCGGATGAAAGCGGATGCCGCCTTTCGCCGGTCCGCGGGCATCATTGTGCTGCACGCGATAGCCCTGAAACACGCGAATACTGCCATCGTCCATCTGCACCGGCAAGCGTAGATGATATTCTCGCAGCGGAAACCGCAGGATCTCCCTGACCTGCTGGTCGAGTCCCAAAAGGTCTGCAACCCGGTCAAATTGCTTCTGAGCCATGGTAAAAGCATTGGTATGTTCTGACATAATTTCTCCTATCAATTGATGTTTATTAAGTGTCTCTGATCAGTCTTTGCAGGCAGTCAACGCATCTGCGTGTTGGTCATGATTAATCATACATGGGCACCTCGAATGAAGACCCGCGCGAAATTTAGCTCAGTTGTCTCAGGGTTAAGAACATGCCTGCTCCGTCGAGTTCTGAATCGAATTTTACCATAACTGAGATTTGATTTTCCGTCAATATGCATGCTGTAAAGCCTTCCGGATGCCATTCATCATGGTTCCGCTATGCAGGCTTTCCGCTAAGGCGATCGCAAAGTCAAACACATCTGCCAGACCCATGATGATTCACACATTGTAGGTGGAAAATGGAACTCCAGGCGCAGAAAATGCGTCTATATGACGAAAGAAAGCAGAAGATTGATATTCAAATCGTTTTTGGAGGAAGAAATGTCTAAAAAATTAAATTTATTGTTCGTCAGCATCCTGATTTTGGGCGCACTGGCTGCCTGCTCGCCGAAAGCCCCGTTCACCAGCCCGGATAGTAGCCGCACACTTTCGGTCAACGGAATCGGTCGGGTCACCGTCGTCCCCAACATGGCAACGATCAACGTCGGCGTTCATTCCGAAGCGGAAGTCGTCACCGATGCCCTGGAGGCTAACAGCGCCCAGGCGAATGCCATTTCACAGGTTTTGCAAAAGATGGGAATTGAAGAAAAGGATATTCAAACCTCGAACTTCAATATCTATCCGAACGATCGCTGGAATCCCATGACCGGAGAGGTGGAAGGTCGCTACTTTGCGGTTGAAAACACCGTCAATGTGACCGTGCGCGATTTATCCACCCTGGGTGAGGTGCTCAACGCAGTTGTAGAGGCAGGCGCAAATTCGATCTACGGGATTAGCTTCAACGTTGACGATCGTTCAGCAGCGATTGCCGAGGCGCGCGATTTAGCGATTGCGGATGCAAAGGTTAAAGCCGAAGCGATTGCTGCCTCCGCCGGCGTCAAACTGGGCGAGATCATCAGCATCAGCGTCTATGAATCCAGCACGCCCATCGGTTTCTATGATGGTATGGGTGGGATGATGGCCGCAGAAATGGACGTCCCCATCGCTGCCGGCACGCTGAGCGTTGTAATGGAATGCAACGTCAGCTACGCCATCAAGTAAGTCGGGTTGCTAAAAACTCCACACAAATAGAGACATGCGTCTGGGCATGTCTCTTGTGGTTTAAGCGTTTTAAGTTTTCATAAAAACTGGTCCAATTTACTTCCTACTGAGTATACTACTTACCCTAATGGGATTTGTTTAAGTCGTCAACAAATTCTGGTTTAGGTTTTTTTAAAATAAAGCATTAAATTGGAGGTTTGAATGCAAATTGTAACCGACAGCGGCTATGACCTTTCACCGCAACAAGAAGAAGGCCTCCCGATTCATTCGCTGCCGCTTAAGCTCACCTTGAACAGCGTATCTTATCGCAGCGGGATTGACATCCAGCCGGAGGAGTTCTACTCGATGCTGGAAAATACCGACGATATGCCCACAACGTCAACCCCATCCCCGGGTGAATTTCTTGAACTCTACCAAAAAATTGCTGAAACCGATACGGACATCCTCTCCGTTCACATCTCATCGGGTCTGAGCGGTACACTTGGCGTGGCGCAGGTTGCAGCGAGCCAGCTACCACACCTCAATATTCAACTGGTCGATACCCGTACGCTTTCTGGTGAAATGGGCTGGCAGGTCGAAGCTGCCGGGCGGGGCGCCCTTGAAGGATGGTCGCTGGAGGCGGTATTACAGCGCCTGGCGCAGATCCGGGCAGCATCAGAGATCATCTTCACCCTGCCCAACCTCTCGTACCTGATCCACGGCGGGCGGATCAGCCACCTTAAGGGTTTGCTGGCTAACCTTCTGGGGATTAAACCCCTGATCGGGGTTGATAAAGCCGACGGCAAATATTATGAACGCGGCAAAGCCCGCACCTTCCAGCGCGCCATTCAAGCCATTCCCGCTTACATCGCCAGTAAATTTCCAGAAGGCACACACCTTCGCGCCCAGATCGGCCATGCGAACAATCCCGATGCCGCCAGCAAGCTGCGAGAAGCCACAGAAGCCCTTTTTAAATGTGATTGGCTGCCTGATTTCACAATCTCACCTGTTCTGGGCGCACATACCGGGCGAGGTTTGGTCGGCCTGGTCTTTGCGCCGTTGAGCAGCTTGCCCGCCTGAGAATCAGCATTAACCTGCGCCCAAATCAGGCACTAATGCCTGAATACAAACAAAATAAAACAACCCCGAGGGACAATCATACAGCTCCTCGGGGTTGCCGTGATATTAAGCGTGGCTTATGGCATGGGGTTATTATTCGCCCAATCATCACCGAGGATAAAAATAATATCAAAACCAACATCCACCTCGTCATTGTAGTGAATGTTGAGGGATGTTAACCCTGAAATTTCTGCCAGAAATTTTAATGCATAGGGCTTGCTGTTATACAGGAATATTTTGCTGAACACCGTATACTCAGCGTTGGTCTCTTCCACGACATTGATGCCCTGCTCACGCAGCCAAGCCGCAGTCTGAGCTGCCAGGCCGCCATACGAGGACCCATTGCGCACAGAAACCCGTGCACCTTCCTCAGCGATGATATCGCGCAGATCACCCTCTGCAACAGGACCAAAGACATCTCCATCACCAAAAAGCTCATCGCGCAATAAACGGATTTTATCGGGCATCGGTCTGAGAATATCGAGCCCATCTTCTGATACAGCCATGGTGGTATATTCATTGCTGATCATCCGCGATTTGATGTCCGCGCGGTCGATATCGAGAACGGACCAACCCAGTTTGATTACCTCGTTAACCGACAGGTTGGTGTGGATGCCGGCGGAGATATCGGCATAAATCTGCGGCGCTTTAGCCACCAGTTTGGGCATCATATCAAATTCAAGAATGCGGTCCCGTACAGCGATAATAAAAGCCTGCTGTCGTTTTGCCCGGCCAAAGTCGCCGGCTTCACCAGCCCGCGAGCGCACATAAGCCAGGGCATATTCGCCTGGCAATGTATAGATACCCGGTTCAATGGTAATGGTGTTATCCGGGCCGCGGCGGTCCAGCACCATGGGCTCGTCAAAGGTCAATTTGACACCGTCAATGTGGTCGATAAAATCCACAAACGCCTGAAAATCAATTTGAGCATAATATTGAATGGGTACCCCTAAAAGTTCTTCAACGGTTTTCATTGCCAAACCCGGACCACCGCCCGGTAAATTATAAACCTCCCCCAGGTAATACGCGGTGTTGATCTTGTGATAATCAAATCCAGGGATGGGCACCCACAGATCCCGGGGGATTGATAGCATGCCGGCCGTATCATTCAGGGGGTCAAAGGTCAATAAAATCATGGTATCGGTACGCGGGGTCTCTCCCGCTTCCCAATCCCGGTAGTCCAACCCCATTAAAAGAAGATTAATTCGACTGATTCCATCCCAGGGCTCTGGTGTGGGCAGGTTGGCAGAGGGGACATACCCGGACGACGTTTTATCTGAGGTTAAGCCTTCCTGATCCCCGTTCGTCAACTGTGCGTTTATGATCGGGTCACCAGGTAGTGAAAACGTCTGGTTGGTAGCCACGATGTGCCAGGCAAAACGAAAGCTGAAGAATGATCCGACCAGCCCCAGCACCACCAAGACGCCGAGAATAATCCGGGTCGTTCGGTCCTTAGGGAAATTACGGGCAATGTTTTTAAAGAAGGTTTTCAATTGACTCTTCGTGTGTAAAAAAATATTTCAAGCAACTGGCACTGAATTGCAACAAGCAACCCGGGTTCAGACATGATCAATGCAATCCAGGGAAAAATAAGCTACCCAAACTCCGCTATTTAATCGGTGGGGGAGGAATCGGCAGGTCAGCCTTGTCAGTCTCAATCCATTTATCGCCTTCGTCGATCAACATCACCGGGATATCCTCAACGATAGGATATTTTCGACCGCACTCCTGGCAAATCAGCCAGCATTCCTGAAAATATTCAAGCAATCCCTCACTGTTTTGAACACAACTTGGGCAGCGTAACATGTCGAGCAATTCTTGATTAACCATCGAGCCTCCAGTAATCCAGCATCAGGTGCGTTCCTGAGCGACAGATTTTATTTTAATCTATCTCATCTGATCCGTCTACCACTTCAGATTAAGCCGTTCAATCTGATTTTTGCTCCGGGATGCCTTCCGTGCCGGGTCCATATTCGAAGATCGCCTGCCAGGGCTCGAAATGTGTGTAGAAGGCATCGGAAAAATAAACCTGGTCGTGCAGATAAACGGTGCGGGTGACACTGACATTCGCGCCATCAGCAGCGTAATCAACCTGCTTGATCGTGCCTTTGGGCAGGTCGGGATTCTCGCGATAAAGGGGGTCTGGCGCTTTAACAATGTTTGTCGGCCCTGTGGTATGCCAGTCCACAGTGCGCCCGGTGTTGGTGGAATAAAATTTCCAGGTCAGTGAAGCGCTTCCCACATAAGTTTCCATCAAAAGCCAGTGATCCGTGTCATTGGTGAACTTAAGATCAACAAACGGCACATAAACGGTGGCATCCAAACCGGCTAAATTGGGGTCTCGAGCGCCGTTGCTCAACAGCTCATAATACCCAACCCGGTAGGAATGGGCATGGCGCTCGTTGATGGGAAAGCCGGCAAAAAAGGCCGCCCGGAAGAGAGTAGTGCTCACCTGGCAAATCCCGCCACCGATGCCCTGGATGGTCTGGTCCCCGTAGATTATGGGCGCTTCAGCATAGCCGTTATCCAGGCTGATATTGCCCAATGCCTCTGCCATAGAAAAGGTCTCCCAGGGTGCGATCAACAAGCCATGAAAGCGACTGGCGCCGGCGCGGATATTTTGCACGCGGGTGCTTCCCGAATCAAAGAAATAAGAGGTGTATGTCTGCACCTGCTCGACAATTCCCAGCTCTTCCCCGGTCATATCATCGGTCACTGGCGGCTTGAGGGTGGTGAAGGTTAATGGGACCTCATGTACACCGTTTAGCAGTTCCGCATTGATATTCTCAATCGTTGTTTCGATATCCAAATCTCGACCGATGACTGCGGGTTCCAGCACCTCTAACTGCCGCGTATCGTCGTTGAAGATAAAGCGTGCATTGACCGGGTTGACAAACAAGCCGGGCGCCAGGCTGCTGAGGTAAATGCGGAACAAGTCCTGATTAATCCCCACCTGATACAAGGTTTCGTCCCCGTCATCAACACGTAAAATGGTCAGCATCCCCGCCAGATCGCCGGGGGCAATCGACCAGGATTGGCTTTCATCTTCACCGGTAGCCGGCGCGGTCAGTACCAGGTGATCGCTGAGGATCTTGCGAGCCTGCTTTGCCGGGAGTTCAACATCCATGATCATCGGTTGTGTTTCATGCACAATCAGGTCGATCGGTGCATCTTCCATCTGCACAAGATGGGTCGCAACTTCTGACAGCGCTGCTGAAAGGTCAACTTCAAGCCCCACCTGGCCGCTGACCACGGACACATCGGTATTGTCTAAGCTCAGGGATGCTTCGACCACCGGGCGATCGATTTCTTCAGCAATGGATTGCAGCACCTGCAAAGCAACCCGCTCATCGTAAAGCGCAACAGGTGCAATTTGCACTCCGGTAAACCAGGCGCTGGCTTTCTCGATCAGGTTTGCGCCAAACCAGCCGCCGCGACCCACGTCAAACGCCTTTTCAGCACTGGATGAGGGGTCAACGCGATAACCCAGCTCAGCAGGCGTGAAGCGCCACTCCTGATCCTGGTAAGTGAACTGGAGCGTGCCCTGCTGCCTGAATTGGAGCGCATCGGCTAATTTTTCGTTGGTCTCTTCAAGGGTCATTCCGGATAAGTCAATATTTTGCACGTGCACACCCGGGTAAACCCGATCCGCATAGGCAACCTCGTAGCCCACCAATGCAGCGATGAGAGCCAGGCTAAAAATCACCCCGGCAATGGGCAATGCCCACAAAATGCGCAGCAGCGGTTGTTGGGATGGATTTGTTCGGTCATTGTTGTTGATCATGGTTTTCGATTGTACCGTATAGGTCTTAAAAATGTGTTAGAAAAAGGTTTTGCAAGGAGTAAGACGTTTGCAGATCGGTAAAGGTTCCTCAACCAGGCTCCCATCAGTATCAAGGATACTTTCTCGTTTATAATAAGACAAACCAGATTAAACAGGAAAGGCAGACCAAGTTATGACCCTTCAAATGGTTTTATTGATCATCATTATTCTGGCTGCGCTGGTTCTATTTTCGATTGAGTTCTTGCCCGCCGATGTCATCGCTTTGGGGTTGATGATGGCTTTGATCCTCACCGGCATCCTGCCCGCCAGAACTGCCTTCGCTGGCTTTGGCAGCGATACCTCCTTGATGATATTGGGGATATTGATTTTAACCGCGGCCCTGGTGCACACCGGCATCGTGCAGATTCTTTCACAGAAGATTATTCAGTCGGTCGGCGATGATAAAAAACGGCTGTTTTGGATCATCACCGGCTCTGCAGGGATTATTAGCTCATTTATATCCAACACAGCCGCAGCAGCCTTTTTCACCCCGATGACAATCGGATTATCAAGGCGCTTGAAAATCAACCCTTCGAAAATGTTAATGCCGATGGCTTTTGCAACCATCCTTGCCAGTTCGGTCACGCTGGTTGCTACATCGACCAATGTGGTCGTCAGCGGGCAATTAACTCAATATGGGCTACCTCCCCTGGGTATGTTCGAGATGACGGCTGTAGGCGTTCCCATTTTAATCGTTGGCTTACTGTACATGTACTTCATCGGACAGCACCTCATCCCGATTCGGGAAACCAAAAGTCAGGATCCGCAACAGGAGATCCTCTCATACCTATCAGAAATTAAAATCACCCCAGACTCCCCCTGGGCTGGTAAATCGCTACAGGAAATCGGTTTAGGCAAGGAATACGACCTGTATGCTCTGCGAATATTAAAAGAAACGGGCATCCACGTAGAACCGCGTTCATATACCATCCTCCATCCGGGTGATCGCGTATTGGTTGAGGGCAACAAAACCGACCTGATGACCTTACGCGAGAAGAACCTGGTGGCTTTTACCGGTGAATTTGACCCGCAATCCGATATTTCGAAGACCCTCTCCCTGGCGGAAGTGATCCTGCTTCCCGGGTCGCCATTGATCGGTCGCACGCTGCGAGGGCTTAATTTCAGGGATCGCTATGGGCTGCAGGTGCTGGGTATCAACCGCAAAGGCGAGACCATCCGCCGCCGGATCAGCCTGACCCGGTTGCAAGTTGGCGATCAACTGCTGCTTCAGGGCAACCCGGAAACGATCCGTGGATTGGGAAAGAATATCAGTTTCAGGGTGATCAGCGGCGAATTAGAATCCTTGCCTGAAACCAGAAAAGCACCCCTGGCGCTGGCCATTTTTGGAGGCGTGATTCTGCTGGTCTCGGTCAATGTGCTGACACTGACTGTGGGCGTTATGCTGGGCGCCTTAATTGCCTTTATTACCCGCTGCATCACCCCTGAGGAAGCCTACCGCCAGGTGAACTGGGGCGCATGGTTGCTGATTGCCTGTATGCTATCATTGGGCCGAGCCATGGAGGTAACCGGTCTGGCGACACTGCTGGCAGATCAGATTGTGGCACTGATCGGGGTGTCTCATCCGCTGCTGCTGCTATCGACGTTCTTTTTTCTGTCAATGCTATT from Brevefilum fermentans encodes:
- a CDS encoding MFS transporter, with translation MPPSENGLPVYKADEKITTAEKLRNLPWYLAFVASNSVAINLTFIGSIFVLYLNELGFNKTLLGAVLSLVPFVNIFSIFIADKISEIGARKAFLSSFAIRFLIWLPIILSPWVRQQFGQVMMAILVIVIVFVFSFFRMISSVSIMPWNQEIIPKSIRGVFSAKQLAISNAINILTVALAGLYIARSEGIQPFNILFVIGVIFGLISAWICTRFPGGSPKQGIEKPSSIVENFRIPVKDKNYMRFVHGIGWITLAESLFSYVALFMNEEIGLSAGNVVLLQTGVMVGGVLTSFIWGWASDRYGSKPVLQINMVLTAILPILWFITPYRSNFSFIVALGISLIQGASQMGRNIGGARLLYNRLVPIKFSTPYFALYNANLGLMMGLSQVFGGILLDSLDNISGSIRQFPINSYSILFGLILIFSFIGIMVIMTVKSEGEVSVGEFVSLFFKGNPLLAFESLIGYSRPKKERETINLTERLGRTQSYLVIDELLSTLKDPRFFVRYEAIISIARHHPHPKLTEAIIEILNGNDPALSVISAWALGRIKDPKALEALRHSAVHSEYRSVRAHCVRSLGALGDRESIPLILALFQNETDRGLLQACASALGHLGEASVFDDLIDLMLSSTVKENRDELLLTLARLIGNEDDFILIHRQLTEDFFTNASIIIHALRIGTDTDLDPLLISTCSSEFAKGNMESASQMLLEISHRLFEGADNALLNALLHRFSTHIEGNNENLRNLSLLMIFAVFSITENK
- a CDS encoding Glu/Leu/Phe/Val family dehydrogenase, with protein sequence MSEHTNAFTMAQKQFDRVADLLGLDQQVREILRFPLREYHLRLPVQMDDGSIRVFQGYRVQHNDARGPAKGGIRFHPGETADTVRALAMWMTWKCAVADIPLGGGKGGIVVDPATLSMDEKERLCRAYVRSIWRNIGPRQDVPAPDVGTNAQMMGWMMDEYSTITGQYTPGVITGKPVGGGGSLGRREATGYGVIYTVRETMKHLKIDPTKTTAAIQGFGNVAQFAAEGFIKQLGGKVICVSYWDREDRASYTVCKDDGIDLDFLVSITDQYGSINKDQAVSAGYTIEAGDEWIAKEVDVLIPAALEGQVNGESVKKIHSRVKILAEGANGPTTPEADEVLKARGIFVIPDFLCNAGGVTTSYFEGVQNDMNFYWTKTEVLEKLDDKMTQAYASVYDMSKAQDVYMRDAAYMVAIDKVVKAMELRGWL
- a CDS encoding SIMPL domain-containing protein; amino-acid sequence: MSKKLNLLFVSILILGALAACSPKAPFTSPDSSRTLSVNGIGRVTVVPNMATINVGVHSEAEVVTDALEANSAQANAISQVLQKMGIEEKDIQTSNFNIYPNDRWNPMTGEVEGRYFAVENTVNVTVRDLSTLGEVLNAVVEAGANSIYGISFNVDDRSAAIAEARDLAIADAKVKAEAIAASAGVKLGEIISISVYESSTPIGFYDGMGGMMAAEMDVPIAAGTLSVVMECNVSYAIK
- a CDS encoding DegV family protein, whose protein sequence is MQIVTDSGYDLSPQQEEGLPIHSLPLKLTLNSVSYRSGIDIQPEEFYSMLENTDDMPTTSTPSPGEFLELYQKIAETDTDILSVHISSGLSGTLGVAQVAASQLPHLNIQLVDTRTLSGEMGWQVEAAGRGALEGWSLEAVLQRLAQIRAASEIIFTLPNLSYLIHGGRISHLKGLLANLLGIKPLIGVDKADGKYYERGKARTFQRAIQAIPAYIASKFPEGTHLRAQIGHANNPDAASKLREATEALFKCDWLPDFTISPVLGAHTGRGLVGLVFAPLSSLPA
- a CDS encoding LCP family protein yields the protein MKTFFKNIARNFPKDRTTRIILGVLVVLGLVGSFFSFRFAWHIVATNQTFSLPGDPIINAQLTNGDQEGLTSDKTSSGYVPSANLPTPEPWDGISRINLLLMGLDYRDWEAGETPRTDTMILLTFDPLNDTAGMLSIPRDLWVPIPGFDYHKINTAYYLGEVYNLPGGGPGLAMKTVEELLGVPIQYYAQIDFQAFVDFIDHIDGVKLTFDEPMVLDRRGPDNTITIEPGIYTLPGEYALAYVRSRAGEAGDFGRAKRQQAFIIAVRDRILEFDMMPKLVAKAPQIYADISAGIHTNLSVNEVIKLGWSVLDIDRADIKSRMISNEYTTMAVSEDGLDILRPMPDKIRLLRDELFGDGDVFGPVAEGDLRDIIAEEGARVSVRNGSSYGGLAAQTAAWLREQGINVVEETNAEYTVFSKIFLYNSKPYALKFLAEISGLTSLNIHYNDEVDVGFDIIFILGDDWANNNPMP
- a CDS encoding Trm112 family protein, producing MVNQELLDMLRCPSCVQNSEGLLEYFQECWLICQECGRKYPIVEDIPVMLIDEGDKWIETDKADLPIPPPPIK
- a CDS encoding VanW family protein, with protein sequence MINNNDRTNPSQQPLLRILWALPIAGVIFSLALIAALVGYEVAYADRVYPGVHVQNIDLSGMTLEETNEKLADALQFRQQGTLQFTYQDQEWRFTPAELGYRVDPSSSAEKAFDVGRGGWFGANLIEKASAWFTGVQIAPVALYDERVALQVLQSIAEEIDRPVVEASLSLDNTDVSVVSGQVGLEVDLSAALSEVATHLVQMEDAPIDLIVHETQPMIMDVELPAKQARKILSDHLVLTAPATGEDESQSWSIAPGDLAGMLTILRVDDGDETLYQVGINQDLFRIYLSSLAPGLFVNPVNARFIFNDDTRQLEVLEPAVIGRDLDIETTIENINAELLNGVHEVPLTFTTLKPPVTDDMTGEELGIVEQVQTYTSYFFDSGSTRVQNIRAGASRFHGLLIAPWETFSMAEALGNISLDNGYAEAPIIYGDQTIQGIGGGICQVSTTLFRAAFFAGFPINERHAHSYRVGYYELLSNGARDPNLAGLDATVYVPFVDLKFTNDTDHWLLMETYVGSASLTWKFYSTNTGRTVDWHTTGPTNIVKAPDPLYRENPDLPKGTIKQVDYAADGANVSVTRTVYLHDQVYFSDAFYTHFEPWQAIFEYGPGTEGIPEQKSD